From the genome of Hymenobacter cellulosilyticus, one region includes:
- a CDS encoding phage tail protein, giving the protein MDEAYIGSIVLFAGNFAPRNWAFCDGSLLSIAQNSALYSILGTTYGGNGTTTFALPDLRGRTPVHANNGQPGPGQQPVQLGEVAGTRNVTLLATQMPAHTHTLAVNTGNGTTSSPAGAVPAVSNFEDPGTGNQVVVNSYAPTPNGVANPQTISAAGGSQPFSVMQPYLGLNYIICLYGIYPSRS; this is encoded by the coding sequence ATGGACGAAGCTTACATTGGTTCTATTGTACTGTTTGCCGGTAATTTTGCGCCCAGAAACTGGGCTTTCTGCGACGGCTCCTTGCTGAGCATCGCGCAAAACTCGGCCCTGTATTCAATTCTAGGCACTACTTACGGCGGCAATGGCACAACCACGTTCGCCCTGCCCGACCTGCGCGGCCGCACGCCTGTGCACGCCAACAACGGCCAACCCGGCCCCGGCCAACAGCCCGTGCAGCTAGGCGAAGTCGCTGGCACTCGCAACGTGACTCTGCTTGCCACACAGATGCCCGCTCACACGCACACCTTAGCGGTAAACACTGGTAATGGAACGACCAGCAGCCCTGCGGGCGCAGTTCCTGCCGTCAGTAATTTTGAAGACCCAGGCACCGGTAACCAAGTGGTGGTCAATAGCTACGCCCCCACGCCCAATGGCGTCGCCAACCCCCAGACCATCAGCGCAGCCGGCGGTAGCCAGCCTTTCAGCGTGATGCAGCCTTACCTGGGGTTGAACTACATCATCTGCCTGTACGGGATCTATCCCTCCCGTAGCTAA
- a CDS encoding YncE family protein, translating to MQQKSLLTRWLRLVVLLAVLVLGLAGPSSAQLYYLTTDGTAASQSATDALNFLNTTTNATSTVVSSIATSPNLLALDPANNRAFVYEALTASRGIKVYDLSTTPTLLRTLPVPAQVSALEYDAASDYVYFLTTDAVATTLTATDALNRIKADGTGANQVLVSSVTNSPVYLALNTAANRAYVYEGLTASRGIKTINLATNTVIGGTIPVAAAVSALEYARSNGFLYFLTSDGVGTTGAPLPPMRFTGCSPTIPTPRPRPRPLSPA from the coding sequence ATGCAACAAAAATCTTTACTCACACGGTGGCTTCGTTTGGTAGTCCTGCTGGCGGTACTGGTTCTAGGCCTTGCTGGCCCTAGCTCCGCCCAGCTGTATTACCTGACTACGGACGGCACTGCCGCCAGCCAGTCGGCGACTGATGCGCTGAACTTCCTGAACACCACAACCAACGCCACTAGCACGGTGGTGTCGTCGATAGCTACCAGCCCCAATCTGTTGGCGCTGGACCCGGCCAACAACCGCGCCTTCGTGTATGAAGCGCTGACGGCCTCCCGGGGCATCAAGGTGTACGACCTGAGTACCACCCCCACGCTGCTGCGCACCCTGCCGGTGCCGGCGCAGGTGTCGGCCCTTGAGTACGACGCGGCCAGCGACTACGTGTACTTTCTGACCACTGATGCCGTTGCGACTACGCTTACGGCCACCGACGCGCTGAACCGCATCAAGGCCGACGGCACCGGCGCTAACCAGGTACTGGTGTCGTCAGTGACCAACTCGCCCGTCTACCTGGCGCTCAACACTGCCGCCAACCGGGCCTACGTGTACGAAGGACTAACAGCCAGCCGCGGTATCAAAACCATTAACCTGGCTACTAACACCGTTATCGGTGGGACCATTCCGGTGGCCGCCGCGGTGTCGGCCCTTGAGTATGCCCGCTCAAACGGTTTCCTCTACTTCCTGACCTCGGATGGCGTCGGTACTACGGGTGCCCCGCTGCCACCGATGCGCTTTACCGGGTGCAGCCCAACGATTCCGACACCCCGCCCACGCCCACGGCCCTTATCACCAGCTTGA